In the genome of Pseudomonas protegens, one region contains:
- a CDS encoding CoA-acylating methylmalonate-semialdehyde dehydrogenase, with amino-acid sequence MSLIQHLIHGELVSDNGRSSDVFNPSTGKAIHKVPLASRETIQQAIDSAKSAFPAWRNTPPAKRAQVMFRFKQLLEQNEARIAQLISEEHGKTLEDAAGELKRGIENVEYACAAPEVLKGEYSRNVGPNIDAWSDFQPLGVVAGITPFNFPAMVPLWMYPLAIVCGNCFILKPSERDPSSTLLIAELLHEAGLPKGVLNVVHGDKAAVDALIEAPEVKALSFVGSTPIAEYIYAEGTKRGKRVQALGGAKNHAVLMPDADLDNAVSALMGAAYGSCGERCMAISVAVCVGDQVADALVAKLVPQIKALKIGAGTSCGLDMGPLVTAQARDKVSGYVEDGVAAGAQLVVDGRGLSVAGHEEGFFLGGCLFDRVTPEMRIYKEEIFGPVLCIVRVNSLEEAMQLINDHEYGNGTCIFTRDGEAARLFCDEIEVGMVGVNVPLPVPVAYHSFGGWKRSLFGDLHAYGPDGVRFYTRRKAITQRWPQRASHEASQFAFPSL; translated from the coding sequence ATGAGTTTGATTCAACACCTGATCCACGGCGAACTGGTCAGCGACAACGGCCGTAGCAGCGACGTGTTCAATCCGTCCACTGGCAAGGCGATTCATAAAGTGCCGTTGGCCAGCCGTGAAACCATCCAGCAAGCCATCGACTCTGCCAAGTCCGCGTTCCCGGCCTGGCGCAATACGCCACCGGCCAAGCGCGCCCAGGTGATGTTCCGCTTCAAGCAACTGCTGGAGCAGAACGAGGCACGCATTGCCCAACTGATCAGTGAAGAGCACGGCAAGACGCTGGAGGACGCGGCTGGTGAATTGAAGCGCGGTATCGAGAACGTCGAATATGCCTGTGCCGCGCCGGAAGTCCTCAAAGGCGAGTACAGCCGTAACGTGGGGCCGAACATCGATGCCTGGTCGGACTTTCAACCGCTGGGTGTGGTGGCTGGTATCACCCCGTTCAACTTCCCGGCCATGGTTCCGCTGTGGATGTACCCGCTGGCGATCGTTTGCGGTAACTGCTTTATCCTCAAGCCGTCCGAGCGCGATCCAAGTTCCACCCTGTTGATCGCCGAGCTGCTGCATGAAGCCGGTCTGCCCAAGGGCGTGTTGAACGTGGTGCACGGTGACAAGGCTGCAGTGGATGCGCTGATCGAGGCGCCGGAAGTCAAGGCGCTGAGTTTTGTCGGGTCGACGCCGATTGCCGAGTACATCTATGCCGAAGGCACCAAGCGCGGCAAACGCGTCCAGGCACTGGGCGGGGCGAAGAACCACGCGGTGCTGATGCCCGATGCCGATCTGGATAACGCCGTCAGTGCTCTGATGGGCGCCGCCTACGGTTCCTGTGGTGAGCGTTGCATGGCGATCTCGGTGGCCGTGTGTGTGGGTGACCAGGTCGCTGACGCCCTGGTTGCCAAGCTGGTGCCACAGATCAAGGCGCTGAAGATTGGTGCCGGCACTTCCTGCGGCCTGGACATGGGGCCGCTGGTTACCGCGCAGGCGCGTGACAAGGTCAGTGGCTATGTCGAAGACGGTGTTGCTGCGGGCGCGCAACTGGTGGTGGACGGTCGTGGTCTGAGCGTGGCCGGTCACGAAGAGGGTTTCTTCCTCGGTGGCTGCCTGTTCGACCGTGTTACTCCAGAGATGCGCATCTATAAGGAAGAGATCTTTGGGCCAGTGCTGTGCATCGTCCGGGTCAACAGCCTGGAAGAGGCCATGCAACTGATCAACGATCATGAGTACGGCAACGGCACCTGCATCTTTACCCGTGACGGTGAAGCAGCGCGTCTGTTCTGCGACGAGATCGAAGTGGGCATGGTGGGCGTCAACGTGCCGCTGCCGGTGCCGGTGGCCTATCACAGCTTCGGCGGCTGGAAGCGTTCGCTGTTTGGTGACCTGCATGCTTATGGTCCTGATGGCGTGCGTTTCTACACGCGTCGCAAGGCCATTACTCAGCGCTGGCCGCAGCGCGCCAGTCATGAAGCGTCGCAGTTCGCTTTCCCTAGCTTGTAA